CACCTCCCTTCGTGCCCACCTCCCCTGACGAGGTTGACTGCATGGCCATGCGAAGTGTGGAGATAGTCTGGGACGAACTGATGGAAGCATTCGAGAACCCCGACCCGGAACTGACCTACTTTCTGGACCGTGAGACCGGAGAAGTCTTCTCCGTTCCCGCCGACTACGACGACGAAACGTTCTGGGAGGAGATGGCGGCGGCGGACGAGCGCTACCTCGAAATACCCGCCTTCGACTACGCGCAGGAGCGCCAGATGGTGCACGGCTTCATCCAGGGGGTCAGCAACGCGGCGCTGAAGGCGATGCTCGTGCGCGCCTTCGTCGGGAAGAGCGCCTACGGGCGCCTGAGCGAGATCCTTTCCTTCTATCCCGAAGAGCAGGAGCGCTTCGAGGCGGTGCGGGAGCAGGTCATCACCGGGCGCGCCGGAGAGTGGCTGGAGGAGCACGACATCTTCCCCCCCGACCGGTAGACCGCCCCTCGCACCGTACGCCGGGCCCAACCGACCCGCACGGCGCTTCTTTCCTCGCCCCTTTTCCTTTCCGGGCGCGGCCACATCCCATAACCAGAGGCACCCATGCTTGCACAAAGAAACGCCGCGAACCGGACCGTGGTGATACTCCTCGTCGCAGCCGCACTCTTCGCCGCCGGTCACGCCCTGAGCCACACCGCGTCCTGCTTTCTCCTCTCCTTCGTCATCGCCTATCTGCTCGACCCCTTCGTGGTATGGCTCGAGCATCGCAGGGTGCGCAGGCCCGCGGCGATCGTGACGCTTTACGTCCTCCTCGCCATCCTTTCCGTATTCGTCCTCTCCTATCTCGTCCCCTACGCGATTGTGCGGGGACAGGCGCTCATCCCGAGCATACCGACCTACCTGGAGAAGGCGAAGAACCTTGGGCTCGAGCTGCAGGGACAGGTGCAACCGCTGTACGGCGCGGAGTGGCGCTGGGCCGCGGACAAGGCGGTGGAGTGGCTGGACAACGTCTTCAGGAGCGTGGGAAGCGGCGTCTCCTCCGCGGCGGCGAGCGTCGTCTTCAACCTCTTCAACCTGGTGCTCGCCCCGATCCTCGTCTTTTTCATGCTGTACTACAAAAAGGACATAAAGGAGGAGATCGCGGCGTGGCTGCCGGTGCGCCACCGCGGCACCCTCCTGTCGCTGGGGAGAGAGATCAACGACAGTATCGGCGGCTTTTTGAAGGGGCAGATCATCGTCTCCGCCATCGTGGCGATCCTGGTGAGCGGCACCCTCGCCCTCATGGAGGTGGACTACGCGATCTTCAACGGGATCTTCGCAGGGGTCGCCTCCGTCCTCCCCTTC
The DNA window shown above is from Geomonas sp. RF6 and carries:
- a CDS encoding UPF0158 family protein, with translation MAMRSVEIVWDELMEAFENPDPELTYFLDRETGEVFSVPADYDDETFWEEMAAADERYLEIPAFDYAQERQMVHGFIQGVSNAALKAMLVRAFVGKSAYGRLSEILSFYPEEQERFEAVREQVITGRAGEWLEEHDIFPPDR
- a CDS encoding AI-2E family transporter produces the protein MLAQRNAANRTVVILLVAAALFAAGHALSHTASCFLLSFVIAYLLDPFVVWLEHRRVRRPAAIVTLYVLLAILSVFVLSYLVPYAIVRGQALIPSIPTYLEKAKNLGLELQGQVQPLYGAEWRWAADKAVEWLDNVFRSVGSGVSSAAASVVFNLFNLVLAPILVFFMLYYKKDIKEEIAAWLPVRHRGTLLSLGREINDSIGGFLKGQIIVSAIVAILVSGTLALMEVDYAIFNGIFAGVASVLPFIGVVIATIPPLFFAYLKFQSGLALVKVLAAFAAIYFLEGYLVKPLVFRSSMDLNPLLTIIMVMALGELIGFWGILLAIPVAAAARIIAVHAERGDFRQEESL